The Corallococcus exiguus genome includes a window with the following:
- a CDS encoding response regulator: MPEVLVVDDSKVMRDMVVACLRPYPDSRFTQASSGLEAIEQLSLKPYDLLVLDLNMPDIGGIEVVEFVRGQDHLRNLPIIIVTTRGDEASRERALQAGADRFMTKPFTPDSIQGTARALLEKLPAEAPRG; this comes from the coding sequence ATGCCCGAGGTACTCGTCGTCGATGACAGCAAGGTGATGCGCGACATGGTGGTCGCCTGCCTGCGGCCATATCCGGACAGTCGCTTCACGCAGGCATCCAGCGGGTTGGAGGCCATCGAGCAGCTGTCGCTCAAGCCCTACGACCTGCTCGTCCTGGACCTCAACATGCCGGACATCGGTGGCATCGAAGTGGTGGAGTTCGTGCGCGGACAGGACCACCTGCGCAACCTGCCCATCATCATCGTCACCACGCGCGGCGACGAGGCGTCCCGCGAGCGCGCGCTGCAGGCTGGCGCGGACCGCTTCATGACCAAGCCCTTCACGCCGGACTCCATTCAGGGCACCGCCCGGGCCCTCTTGGAGAAGCTCCCGGCCGAGGCGCCGCGCGGGTGA
- a CDS encoding sensor histidine kinase, whose protein sequence is MRPPPPPDASFPRLPGPPPLPLERAPCVWVVDDSASEARFIKTALGTGFQVETFPDGAAMLERLHTGRAPDVVVLDWEMPGMSGPEVCQFLRGQRETQALPVLLLTAHDRPEDLVQGLRAGANDYVSKPFRTEEVRARVDALARTKRLVDDVRRSTEEKAEVFAQLDALLTSSPVGLSLLDRDLRFVRVNARMAKLDGLSVDAYPGRTLAEVLPRFAARLEPLLRRVMETGEPVEELGFTLEHPGDPHGELYVMASYHPVRTARGEVVGVGSVLVDVTRLKQAEAELRATAEFRERFLGIVGHDLRNPLSSIRMGASFLVASEQLPLALERTASRIINSTDRMTRMITELLDFTRSRLGSGIPLNPAATDLGQVARQVVEELELVHPRRTVKVTSTGPLTGNWDADRLAQVLSNLVGNALQYSPADTTVELTLVGEPEQVLARVSNPGETIAPAELETLFHPFQRAHTGAHVPSGLGLGLFISDQIARSHRGTLTVTSDAQRTVFTLTLPRAGA, encoded by the coding sequence ATGCGCCCGCCTCCTCCGCCCGACGCCTCCTTCCCCCGCTTGCCGGGCCCGCCTCCGCTCCCCCTGGAGCGCGCACCTTGTGTCTGGGTGGTGGATGACAGCGCCAGCGAGGCGCGCTTCATCAAGACCGCGCTGGGAACGGGCTTCCAGGTGGAGACGTTCCCGGACGGCGCCGCGATGCTCGAACGGCTACACACCGGGCGAGCACCGGATGTCGTGGTGTTGGATTGGGAGATGCCGGGAATGTCCGGTCCAGAGGTCTGTCAGTTCCTGCGCGGACAGCGGGAGACCCAGGCCCTGCCGGTGCTGCTGCTCACCGCGCACGACCGGCCGGAGGACCTGGTGCAGGGCCTGCGCGCGGGCGCCAACGACTACGTGTCCAAGCCCTTCCGTACGGAAGAAGTGCGCGCGCGGGTGGACGCGCTCGCGCGCACCAAGCGGCTGGTGGACGACGTGCGGCGCTCGACCGAGGAGAAGGCGGAGGTGTTCGCGCAGCTGGACGCGCTCCTCACGTCCTCGCCCGTGGGGCTGTCGCTGCTGGACCGGGACCTGCGCTTCGTGCGCGTCAACGCGCGCATGGCGAAGCTGGACGGTCTGTCCGTGGACGCCTACCCGGGCCGGACGCTGGCGGAGGTGCTGCCCCGCTTCGCCGCGCGGCTGGAGCCGCTCCTCCGCCGCGTCATGGAGACGGGCGAGCCCGTGGAGGAGCTGGGCTTCACGCTGGAGCACCCGGGCGACCCCCACGGCGAGCTGTACGTGATGGCCAGCTACCACCCGGTGCGCACCGCCCGGGGTGAGGTGGTGGGCGTGGGCAGCGTGCTGGTGGACGTCACCCGGCTCAAGCAGGCGGAGGCGGAGCTGCGCGCGACCGCGGAGTTCCGCGAGCGCTTCCTGGGCATCGTGGGCCACGACCTGCGCAACCCCCTCAGCTCCATCCGCATGGGCGCCAGCTTCCTCGTCGCCAGCGAGCAGCTGCCCCTCGCGCTGGAGCGCACCGCCAGCCGCATCATCAACAGCACGGACCGGATGACGCGGATGATCACCGAGCTGCTGGACTTCACCCGCAGCCGGCTGGGCAGCGGCATTCCGTTGAACCCGGCCGCCACGGACCTGGGCCAGGTGGCGCGCCAGGTGGTGGAGGAGCTGGAGCTGGTGCACCCCCGCCGCACCGTGAAGGTGACGTCCACGGGCCCCCTCACGGGGAATTGGGACGCGGACCGGCTGGCGCAGGTGCTGAGCAACCTGGTGGGCAACGCGCTCCAGTACAGCCCCGCGGACACCACCGTGGAGCTGACGCTCGTGGGCGAACCGGAGCAGGTCCTCGCGCGGGTGAGCAACCCGGGGGAGACCATCGCCCCGGCGGAGCTGGAGACCCTGTTCCACCCCTTCCAGCGCGCGCACACCGGCGCCCACGTTCCGTCGGGCCTGGGCCTGGGCCTCTTCATCTCCGACCAGATTGCCCGAAGCCACCGGGGCACGCTCACCGTGACCTCGGACGCGCAGCGGACGGTCTTCACCCTGACGCTGCCCCGGGCCGGTGCATGA
- a CDS encoding response regulator, translating into MPYRASVSTPQHRTTLLLVENNEDVREALREILESEGYRVLTATNGQDALNLLAEQERMPSLVLLDLVMPVMDGHAFIEHLRGTGALARMQVLVLTAHPTLPLPQGVAGRLGKPVKLEALLDAIAVHTATA; encoded by the coding sequence GTGCCCTACCGTGCAAGCGTGTCCACTCCGCAACACCGCACCACCCTGCTCCTCGTCGAGAACAACGAAGACGTCCGCGAGGCGCTGCGTGAAATCCTGGAGTCGGAGGGCTACCGCGTCCTCACGGCAACGAACGGCCAGGACGCGCTGAACCTGCTGGCGGAGCAGGAGCGGATGCCCTCCCTCGTCCTCCTGGACCTGGTGATGCCGGTGATGGACGGACACGCCTTCATCGAACACCTGCGCGGCACCGGCGCGCTCGCGCGCATGCAGGTGCTGGTGCTGACGGCGCACCCCACGCTGCCCTTGCCGCAAGGCGTGGCCGGACGGCTGGGCAAACCGGTGAAGCTGGAGGCGCTGCTGGACGCCATCGCGGTGCACACCGCGACGGCGTGA